In one Desulfoferula mesophila genomic region, the following are encoded:
- a CDS encoding MBL fold metallo-hydrolase: MLEEVAPRLFRVQIPLPGSPLKYLNSYFILGQPRNLIVDTGLNRPECEAAMTGAMGELGLDLGRTDFFITHLHADHFALTSKVAGQGSRVFFNRPEAELIEAHTGWEPMINFGGLNGFPRDELVAALNNHPGYKYGSEWVPQLSLISDGDHLTVGEYDFTCLVTPGHTLGHTCLWEEQRGILLAGDHVLGDITPNIQCWKDDYDPLADYLKSLARVAELPVRLTLPGHRSLVADCRARTQELDRHHRQRLTEIKGILATGSYSAYETAARMRWDIKCDTWEEFPVAQKWFATGEAMAHLRYLENRGEALRQERDGVRVYGPA, encoded by the coding sequence ATGCTGGAAGAAGTAGCGCCGCGTCTTTTCCGGGTGCAGATACCCCTGCCGGGCAGCCCTCTGAAGTACCTCAACTCCTATTTCATCCTGGGCCAGCCGCGCAACCTCATCGTGGACACCGGCCTGAACCGCCCCGAGTGCGAGGCGGCCATGACCGGGGCCATGGGTGAGTTGGGCCTGGACCTGGGGCGCACCGATTTTTTCATCACCCATTTGCACGCGGACCACTTCGCCCTGACCTCCAAGGTGGCGGGCCAGGGCAGCCGGGTGTTCTTCAACCGGCCCGAGGCGGAGCTCATCGAGGCGCACACCGGCTGGGAGCCCATGATCAACTTCGGCGGGCTCAACGGTTTCCCTCGCGACGAACTGGTGGCTGCCCTCAACAACCACCCCGGCTACAAGTACGGCTCCGAGTGGGTGCCCCAGTTGAGCCTGATCAGCGACGGCGACCACCTGACGGTGGGTGAGTACGATTTCACCTGTCTGGTAACCCCCGGCCACACCCTGGGCCACACCTGCCTGTGGGAGGAACAGCGGGGCATCCTGTTGGCCGGGGACCACGTGCTGGGGGACATCACCCCCAACATCCAATGCTGGAAAGACGACTACGATCCCCTGGCCGACTACCTGAAGAGCCTGGCGCGGGTGGCCGAGCTTCCGGTGCGCCTGACCCTGCCCGGCCATCGCAGCCTGGTGGCCGACTGCCGGGCGCGCACCCAGGAGTTGGACCGACACCACCGCCAGCGCCTGACCGAGATCAAGGGCATCCTGGCCACCGGCTCCTACAGCGCCTATGAGACCGCCGCCCGCATGCGCTGGGACATCAAGTGCGACACTTGGGAGGAGTTTCCCGTGGCCCAGAAGTGGTTCGCCACCGGCGAGGCCATGGCCCACCTGCGCTACCTGGAAAACCGCGGCGAGGCCCTGCGGCAAGAGCGCGACGGGGTCAGGGTTTACGGGCCGGCGTAG
- a CDS encoding IclR family transcriptional regulator: MSNIQLIKSVAKGFTLLELLVRSPDPLTLTQIAQALGHTKTSAQRLINTLLDLGYLKRIEGKRYVPGNKVLSLSFQLLQKDNLYKQAQSLLEEVSDRLGYSVTLSVLEGSEILVIYRKERARYLPYAIYTGSKLPPHCSATGKALLAGLPPEKLEPLLKGLRLTKVTPKTITEVDELRQELARIRKRGYSVSNQEFSLDLYSIGVPLLDGRQKIAAAAGLSVPIKDKRDKKKLAASLSDFLSVGEAISRELGYQGPYPRLA, from the coding sequence TTGAGTAACATTCAGCTCATAAAATCCGTGGCCAAGGGTTTCACCCTGCTGGAGCTCCTGGTGCGCTCGCCCGACCCCCTCACCCTGACCCAGATCGCCCAGGCCCTGGGGCACACCAAGACCAGCGCCCAGCGCCTGATCAACACCCTGTTGGACCTGGGCTATCTCAAGCGCATCGAGGGCAAGCGTTACGTGCCGGGCAACAAGGTGCTGTCGCTGAGCTTCCAGCTTTTGCAAAAGGACAACCTCTACAAGCAGGCCCAGTCTCTGTTGGAGGAGGTTTCCGACCGCCTGGGCTACAGCGTGACCCTGAGCGTGTTGGAGGGCTCGGAGATCCTGGTGATCTACCGCAAGGAAAGGGCCCGCTACCTGCCCTACGCCATCTACACCGGCTCCAAGCTGCCGCCCCATTGCTCGGCCACCGGCAAGGCGCTCCTGGCCGGCTTGCCGCCGGAAAAGCTGGAGCCCCTGCTGAAAGGCCTGCGCCTGACCAAGGTTACCCCCAAGACCATCACCGAGGTGGACGAGCTTCGCCAGGAGCTGGCCCGCATCAGGAAGCGGGGCTACTCGGTCTCCAACCAGGAGTTCTCCCTGGATCTTTATTCCATCGGGGTGCCCCTGTTGGACGGCCGCCAGAAGATAGCCGCCGCGGCCGGGCTGTCGGTACCCATCAAGGACAAGAGGGACAAGAAAAAACTCGCCGCCTCCCTGTCCGACTTTCTGAGCGTGGGGGAGGCCATCTCGCGCGAGCTGGGCTACCAAGGCCCCTATCCGCGCCTGGCCTGA
- a CDS encoding helix-turn-helix domain-containing protein, whose translation MATFNEEQIGARIKSLRIDRDLTLAAVAERTNLSRSYLSKVENSKSAPPVSTLATIAEALGVHVADIFADDEPATMVTVVRSEERQASFRHGVEVGYSYAPLAPVFPKRLMDPYYISIRPREGEPYVFQHKGHELMLILSGELELHVGERQLELHPGDCVYFDASLPHYGFALGGKQVEAMLVISTGQGRSS comes from the coding sequence ATGGCTACCTTTAATGAGGAACAAATAGGCGCCCGCATCAAGAGCCTGCGCATCGACCGGGATCTCACCCTGGCGGCGGTGGCCGAGAGAACCAATCTCAGCCGCAGCTATCTCTCCAAGGTGGAAAACTCCAAGAGCGCGCCTCCGGTCTCCACCCTGGCCACCATAGCCGAGGCCCTGGGGGTGCACGTCGCCGACATCTTTGCCGACGACGAGCCCGCGACCATGGTCACCGTGGTAAGAAGCGAAGAACGCCAGGCCAGCTTTCGCCACGGCGTGGAGGTGGGATACAGCTACGCGCCGCTGGCCCCGGTGTTTCCCAAGCGCCTGATGGACCCTTACTACATCAGCATCCGGCCCCGCGAGGGAGAGCCCTATGTTTTCCAGCACAAGGGGCACGAGTTGATGCTGATACTCAGCGGCGAGTTGGAGTTGCACGTCGGAGAGCGGCAACTGGAGTTGCACCCGGGGGATTGCGTTTATTTCGACGCCAGCCTCCCCCACTATGGCTTTGCCTTGGGCGGCAAACAGGTGGAAGCCATGCTGGTCATCTCCACCGGCCAGGGGCGCTCATCCTGA
- a CDS encoding 3-keto-5-aminohexanoate cleavage protein, which translates to MEKLIITAAITGGASPDSNPNLPKTPAEQAQATIDVYNAGASVVHIHARNPETGRGEQRSEWLEQAILPIREKTDIIVNVSTGGSGRRCDGDHLYEKMPLESVEGRLAVVPELCKNPAAAPELASFNAGSPVIDIYSASKKDYMLKFVMVHSFPDMVHMAETMKSCGVKPELECYDVGMINNAVHLAELGHLEEPMYFQFVLGVLGQIPATPENLLHMVHCLPKGSPWSVCAIGLNEFRMAAMSMIMGGHVRVGFEDNLYLSPGVMAKSNAELVEKAVRMARELGREIATPEEARQILGLPPRK; encoded by the coding sequence GTGGAAAAGCTGATCATCACCGCGGCCATTACCGGCGGCGCCTCCCCGGATAGCAACCCCAACCTTCCCAAGACCCCCGCCGAGCAGGCCCAGGCCACCATCGACGTGTACAACGCGGGAGCCTCGGTGGTGCACATTCACGCGCGCAACCCCGAGACCGGACGGGGCGAGCAGAGGTCCGAGTGGCTGGAGCAGGCCATCCTGCCCATCCGCGAGAAAACCGACATCATCGTCAACGTCAGCACCGGCGGCTCCGGGCGCCGCTGCGACGGGGATCATCTCTACGAAAAAATGCCTCTGGAGAGCGTGGAAGGCCGCCTGGCGGTGGTGCCGGAGCTGTGTAAAAACCCGGCCGCCGCGCCGGAGTTGGCCTCCTTCAACGCGGGCTCTCCGGTGATCGACATCTACAGCGCCAGCAAAAAGGACTACATGCTCAAATTCGTCATGGTGCACTCCTTTCCGGACATGGTGCACATGGCCGAAACCATGAAGTCCTGCGGGGTCAAGCCCGAGCTGGAGTGCTACGACGTGGGCATGATCAACAACGCCGTGCACCTGGCCGAGTTGGGCCACCTCGAAGAGCCCATGTATTTCCAGTTCGTGCTGGGCGTGTTGGGCCAGATACCGGCCACTCCCGAAAACCTGCTGCACATGGTGCATTGCCTGCCCAAGGGCTCCCCCTGGTCGGTGTGCGCCATAGGCCTCAACGAGTTCCGCATGGCCGCCATGTCCATGATCATGGGCGGCCACGTGCGGGTGGGCTTCGAGGACAACCTCTACCTGAGCCCCGGGGTGATGGCCAAGAGCAACGCGGAGCTGGTGGAAAAGGCGGTGCGCATGGCCCGGGAGCTGGGCCGGGAGATAGCCACCCCGGAAGAGGCCCGGCAGATTTTGGGCCTGCCGCCCAGGAAATAA
- a CDS encoding ABC transporter ATP-binding protein, protein MDDQVVLEARGLSKNFGALQVINDVNLQVRRGAIHSIIGPNGAGKTTLFNLLTGFLKASSGRVIYQGKDITDLPPFKVARMGMARSFQITSVFPELTVHENVRVSAQATQAHHYNFMMNYKRLKQAETKADAVLASIGLYEQRDQLCKNLSYGDRRVLDIGISQATEPQLVLLDEPLAGLQAADHERLVGLIEDMAHSMTVVLIDHNIDIVTSVSHVITVLNQGQVIAEGTPEEVKGNPKVQEAYLGGV, encoded by the coding sequence ATGGACGACCAGGTGGTCTTGGAGGCCAGGGGCCTCAGCAAAAATTTCGGCGCCTTGCAGGTCATCAACGACGTGAACCTGCAGGTGCGCCGCGGGGCCATCCATTCCATAATCGGGCCCAACGGGGCGGGCAAGACCACCCTGTTCAACCTGCTTACCGGATTCTTGAAGGCCAGCTCCGGCCGGGTGATCTACCAGGGCAAGGACATAACCGACCTGCCGCCCTTCAAGGTGGCCAGGATGGGCATGGCCCGCTCGTTTCAGATCACCAGCGTCTTTCCCGAGCTTACGGTGCATGAAAACGTGCGGGTATCGGCCCAGGCCACCCAGGCGCACCACTACAACTTCATGATGAACTACAAACGCCTCAAGCAGGCCGAGACCAAGGCCGACGCCGTTTTGGCCAGCATAGGCCTTTACGAGCAACGCGACCAGCTTTGCAAGAACCTCTCTTACGGCGACCGCCGGGTGCTGGATATCGGCATATCCCAGGCCACCGAACCCCAACTGGTCCTTTTGGACGAGCCCCTGGCCGGGCTCCAGGCCGCCGACCACGAGCGCCTGGTGGGCCTGATCGAGGACATGGCCCACTCCATGACCGTGGTGCTCATCGACCACAACATCGACATCGTGACCTCCGTTTCCCACGTGATCACGGTGCTCAACCAAGGCCAGGTCATCGCCGAGGGGACGCCGGAAGAGGTCAAGGGCAACCCGAAGGTGCAAGAAGCCTACCTGGGGGGAGTATGA
- a CDS encoding ABC transporter ATP-binding protein, whose translation MTLLRLEEVHAAYDESQVLTGVSLEIAKGELVTLLGRNGAGKTTTLRTIMGLLPPLSGRISFKGQQISGLVPNRIAKLGVGYVPEERGIFPSLTVSENLMFPSWGRGETGWSLERIYHFFPRLHERAAHKGSQLSGGEQQMLAIARILRAKMDLLLLDEPTEGLAPLLVETIGTILKEIKASGLTVLLVEQNTRFACQIAERHHILYGGRIVHTCSNDEFMRDMDIQHKYLGV comes from the coding sequence ATGACGCTTCTCCGACTGGAAGAGGTGCACGCGGCCTACGACGAGAGCCAGGTGCTCACCGGAGTCTCCCTGGAGATAGCCAAGGGCGAGCTGGTCACCCTGTTGGGCCGCAACGGCGCCGGCAAGACCACCACCCTGCGCACCATCATGGGCCTGCTGCCCCCCCTGTCCGGCCGCATCAGCTTCAAGGGCCAACAGATCAGCGGCTTGGTGCCCAACCGCATAGCCAAGCTGGGGGTGGGCTACGTGCCCGAGGAACGGGGCATCTTCCCCAGCCTCACGGTCTCGGAGAACCTGATGTTCCCCAGTTGGGGCCGGGGCGAGACCGGCTGGAGCCTGGAGCGCATCTATCACTTTTTCCCCAGGCTGCACGAAAGGGCCGCGCACAAGGGCTCCCAGCTCAGCGGCGGCGAGCAGCAGATGCTGGCCATCGCCCGCATCCTCAGGGCCAAGATGGACCTGCTGCTTCTGGACGAGCCCACCGAGGGCCTGGCCCCTCTGCTGGTGGAGACCATCGGCACCATTCTCAAGGAAATAAAGGCCTCCGGCCTCACGGTGCTATTGGTGGAGCAGAACACCCGCTTCGCCTGTCAGATAGCCGAGAGGCACCACATACTTTACGGCGGAAGAATCGTGCACACTTGCAGCAATGATGAATTCATGCGCGATATGGATATTCAGCACAAATATTTGGGAGTTTGA
- a CDS encoding ABC transporter substrate-binding protein: MRAKCLVVAFMLAAALLMVGGPAVAAKVVKVGIVSVLSGPVAVIGNGEKWAAEMAVADFEGIEGTKIELVVRDHAYNPGVANEKAKELYEKENVDVIIACPNSAAALAVAQQAKLHKKLFISTSAGTTDLIGKACNRYVFKWNYNDYMLATTVGILGAEKLGKRWYTITSDYAWGHNLLKHFTEAVESKGGKVVGNDMVALHTSDYSPYILKAMNAKPEVLALLNVGKDAVNSTKAAAEYGLKKKVTIVHALLFEPSIRGGGVATFAGDYTAAPWNWVVDNPGARDFADRYLKKTGERPHFMAAAVYSAVTQYLLAVKRAGGADTEKVIKALEGHTFKDMFANPGYVRPEDHQQVGKAYLLRVKQPDQVKGTDDYFEVVGSLPAEQAFGKPGQFGCKLNK, encoded by the coding sequence ATGAGAGCAAAATGTCTGGTCGTAGCGTTCATGTTGGCCGCGGCTCTGCTCATGGTCGGCGGGCCCGCGGTTGCCGCCAAGGTGGTCAAGGTCGGTATTGTCAGCGTGCTCTCCGGGCCGGTGGCGGTCATCGGCAACGGTGAAAAGTGGGCCGCCGAGATGGCGGTGGCCGATTTCGAGGGCATCGAAGGCACCAAGATAGAGCTGGTGGTGCGCGACCACGCCTACAACCCCGGCGTGGCCAACGAAAAGGCCAAGGAGCTCTACGAAAAGGAGAACGTGGACGTCATCATCGCCTGCCCCAACAGCGCCGCCGCCCTGGCCGTGGCCCAGCAGGCCAAGCTCCACAAGAAGCTGTTCATCTCCACCTCCGCCGGCACCACCGACCTGATCGGCAAGGCCTGCAACCGCTACGTGTTCAAGTGGAACTACAACGACTACATGCTGGCCACCACCGTGGGCATCCTGGGCGCGGAGAAGCTGGGCAAGCGCTGGTACACCATCACCTCCGACTACGCCTGGGGCCACAACCTGCTCAAGCACTTCACCGAGGCGGTGGAGTCCAAGGGCGGCAAGGTGGTGGGCAACGACATGGTGGCCTTGCACACCTCCGACTACAGCCCCTACATCCTCAAGGCCATGAACGCCAAGCCCGAGGTGTTGGCGTTGCTCAACGTGGGCAAGGACGCGGTTAACTCCACCAAGGCCGCCGCCGAGTACGGCCTCAAGAAAAAGGTCACCATCGTGCACGCCCTGCTGTTTGAGCCCAGCATCCGCGGAGGCGGCGTGGCCACCTTTGCCGGCGACTACACCGCCGCGCCCTGGAACTGGGTGGTGGACAACCCCGGCGCCCGCGACTTCGCGGACCGCTACCTCAAAAAGACCGGCGAGCGCCCCCACTTCATGGCCGCCGCCGTCTACAGCGCGGTGACCCAATACCTCCTGGCGGTCAAGCGCGCGGGCGGCGCGGACACCGAAAAGGTGATCAAGGCCCTGGAAGGCCACACCTTCAAGGACATGTTCGCCAATCCCGGTTACGTCCGCCCCGAGGACCACCAGCAGGTGGGCAAGGCCTATCTGCTCAGGGTCAAGCAGCCCGACCAGGTCAAGGGCACCGACGACTACTTCGAGGTCGTGGGCTCGCTCCCGGCGGAGCAGGCCTTTGGCAAACCCGGCCAGTTCGGCTGCAAGCTAAACAAGTAA
- a CDS encoding branched-chain amino acid ABC transporter permease, translating into MEPVFLFSQFFNGLVLGCIYVLLSLGLTVVFGTLGVVNFAHGALYMLGAYAAYTISSKLQLNFLACLVLCPLIVAAIGMILEKFLISKLYKLPHYYNLLLTFGIMFIIQDAVKIIFGPEGEPFNIPELLQGAVNLGFMYYPKYRLFILVVTAGLSLGLWLFIEKTRLGAIIRAGTDNAEMADALGTNISWTFTLIFGLGAGLSGLAGVLAAPIQNVQPAMGMDILVQTFVVVIIGGMGSIAGSILAGLVIGQILTFSIVFWPPGSTTLIYAFMALVLVTRPRGFFGRVSFFE; encoded by the coding sequence ATGGAACCGGTTTTCCTGTTCAGCCAATTCTTCAACGGCCTGGTGCTGGGCTGCATCTACGTGTTGCTCTCCCTGGGGCTCACGGTGGTCTTCGGCACCCTGGGGGTGGTCAACTTCGCCCACGGGGCCCTGTACATGCTGGGGGCCTACGCCGCCTACACCATCTCCAGCAAGTTGCAGCTGAACTTCCTGGCCTGCCTGGTGCTGTGCCCGCTGATCGTGGCCGCCATCGGCATGATCCTGGAAAAATTTCTGATCAGCAAGCTCTACAAGCTGCCCCACTATTACAACCTGCTGTTGACCTTCGGCATCATGTTCATCATCCAGGACGCGGTGAAGATCATCTTCGGCCCGGAGGGCGAGCCCTTCAACATTCCGGAGCTGCTGCAGGGGGCGGTGAACCTGGGCTTCATGTACTACCCCAAGTACCGCCTGTTCATTTTGGTGGTAACGGCGGGTTTGTCCCTGGGGCTGTGGCTGTTCATCGAGAAAACCCGCCTGGGCGCGATCATCAGGGCGGGCACCGACAACGCCGAGATGGCCGACGCCCTGGGCACCAACATCTCCTGGACCTTTACCCTGATCTTCGGCCTGGGGGCCGGGCTCTCGGGGCTGGCCGGGGTGTTGGCCGCGCCCATTCAAAACGTGCAGCCGGCCATGGGCATGGACATCCTGGTGCAGACCTTCGTGGTGGTCATCATCGGCGGCATGGGCAGCATCGCCGGCTCCATCCTGGCGGGCCTGGTCATCGGCCAGATACTCACCTTTTCCATCGTCTTCTGGCCGCCGGGCTCCACCACCTTGATCTACGCTTTCATGGCCCTGGTGTTGGTCACCCGGCCGCGGGGCTTTTTCGGACGGGTATCGTTTTTTGAGTAA